Within Streptomyces roseirectus, the genomic segment ACCCCTGGCCCATCGCTCTAGCCTCACCCCTCAACCCATGCTCCTTGCCGCACCTCTCGCCCTATGCCCCTCGCCCGCCTCCACCCACCCCTCCCGCCTCCACTCCACGGCCCGCACTTCCCTACCCACCCCTCCCCCTCACAGCCCGTCCGGCGCTTGAGGACGAGGCCCTTCCAGGGCCGACTACCACCCACAACCCGCACTTCCCCACCCACCCCCACTCCAGCCCACCCCGCACACCTCCCCGCTCCCGCGAACCCCTCAGTTCCCCTCCCTCCTCGGCCCTCCTCGGCCTTCCCCTCCCCGCTCCTCCCAGCCCGTCTCCTCACCCTCCCTGCCTCCCCCTCCCGCCCGCCTCCTGGCGGCCACCCCCAAACCCAGCCCTCGCCCTTGCCCCCGCCTCCACCCTCGCCCCTGCCCTCGCCCCGCTCTTGCCCTTGCCCCCCGCCCTCGTTCCCCCCGCTTCCCCCACCCACCCGGGGTCCAGGGGCGGAGCCCCTGGTGGGGTTGAAGGGGCGGAGCCCCTGGGGGATGGGACGGGTAGGGGCGGCGGGGGCGAGGAAACCCACAGGCTGTGGACGCCGGGCAACAAAAAAAGGGGGCGTCCCCGAAAACGGGAACACCCCCCACCCCCACCTCAGCCGTTCTTGATCCGGTTCGTCAGCTCGGTCACCTGGTTGTAGATAGACCGCCGCTCGGCCATGAGATTCCGGATCTTCCGATCCGCGTGCATGACGGTCGTATGGTCCCGCCCCCCGAACAACGCCCCGATCTTCGGCAGCGACAGATCCGTCAGCTCCCGACAGAGGTACATGGCGATCTGCCGAGCGGTCACCAGGGCCCGCCCCCGAGACGTCCCGCACAGATCCTCGACCGTGAGCCCGAAGTAATCCGCGGTCGCGCTCATGATCGCCGTCGAGGTGATCTCGGGAGCAGAGTCCTCCCCCCCGGGAATGAGGTCCTTGAGGACGATCTCGGTCAGCCCGAGATCGACCGGCTGCCGGTTCAGCGAGGCGAACGCGGTCACCCGGATCAGCGCCCCCTCCAGCTCACGGATGTTCCGGGAGATCCGCGACGCGATGAACTCCAGCACCTCCGGCGGCGCGTTCAGCTGCTCCTGAACCGCCTTCTTGCGAAGGATCGCGATCCGGGTCTCCAGCTCGGGCGGCTGGACGTCCGTGATGAGCCCCCACTCGAACCGGTTGCGCAACCGGTCCTCAAGGGTCACCAGCTGCTTCGGCGGCCGGTCACTGGACAGCACGATCTGCTTGTTCGCGTTGTGCAGCGTGTTGAACGTGTGGAAGAACTCCTCCTGCGTCGACTCCTTGTCCGCGAGGAACTGGATGTCGTCGACGAGCAGGATGTCCATCTCCCGGTACCGCTTGCGGAAGCTGTCGCCCTTGCCGTCCCGGATCGAGTTGATGAACTCGTTGGTGAACTCCTCGGACGACACGTACCGCACCCGCGTCCCGGGATACAGGCTCCGCGCGTAGTGCCCGATGGCGTGCAGGAGATGCGTCTTCCCGAGCCCGGACTCGCCGTAGATGAACAGCGGGTTGTACGCCTTCGCGGGCGCCTCGGCGACGGCGACGGCCGCGGCGTGCGCGAACCGGTTGGACGCGCCGATGACGAACGTGTCGAAGAGGTACTTGGGATTGAGCCGAGCGGTCGGCTCCCCGGGCCCCCCGGCACCGAGAGCACCGACACCACCGGAACCGGCACCCGCACCCGCACCCACCCCGGCCCCACCGGAGGAGGAACCGGACGAGGGCGCCCCGCCGGGCCGGTGCGCGGGCTCGGGCAGCTCACGCCGCACGGGATCCCGCTGGTCGTAGTCGGGCCGGGAGGGCGCCTCGTAGGAACCCCGCTCGGCGGGCGCGGACCGGTACGCCTCGGGGGAGGGCCGCCGCTCGGGCGAGGAGCCGTACCCCTGATCCCCGTACGACTCCTGCGGCGCACCCGCGTACGGATCCCGCTCGGGAAAACCGAGCCGCTGCTGCTGCCACCCGCCGTACTCATCGGCCCGCTCGGAACGCTCAGGACGGTCGGGCCGCTCGGGACGTTCCGAACGCTCCGAGCCACGCGGCCAAGCGCCGGGCTCGGGCCGCTGGTACTCGCCGGGATACGCGGGCCGGACGGTCGGCAGGGGCCGCTCCCCGGAGGGCTCGGGACGATGCCGGCCGTACCCGCCCTCGTACGGATCGTCGTACTGCGGCTCGTAGTCACCACGGTCACCACGGTCACCACGGTCACCACGGGACGGAGCGTCGTAGGACGGCTTGTCGTACGCCGGAGGCGGCAGCTCGGGCTCGTCGTACCGGGGCTGGGCCGCGGCCGGCGGAGCCGGTGGCTCGCCCGCGGACTCGTCGACGGTGATCGCGATCCGGATCGGCCGCCCGCACTCCCGGCTCAGGCTCTCGCTGACGATCGGCGCGAGCCGCCCCTCCAGGACGTTCTTCGCGAACTCGTTCGGCACGGCGAGCAGCGCGGTGTCGGCGACCAGCGCGAGCGGCTGCGTGCGCCGCAGCCACCGCTCGTCCTTGACCTCCACCCCCTGGCCACGACCCTCGCCGAGAAGCTGCTCCAGTACTCGCGGCCACACTGCGGCAAGATCGGCAGGTACGTCAGCCACAGGGGCACGCTCTCTCGAAGGTCCCACGATCGTGTGATCTCGGGACGGGTCGGGATGTAAATCGGGTGGTGCGGGGGACATGGGAACGAATCGGAGTCCAGTCACGGTAGTCAGCGCGCGGGGTGCGGTTCAAGTTGTTGTCCCCAGGCTGTGGACAGTGTCTCGCGCGCACCCCTGGTTTGACCGGATGGCGCAGCCCCGCGTACCGTAACCAGGTCGAGTTGTCGATGGCTGCTGCCGCCTGCCTCCGATGGGCCAAGATCGCTTCAGGTGATCGGGAAGCGGTGCACTCGGGCGTAACGAGAGCTACTCGTGGGCGCACGGTGACAGCCAGGATGGCACCCGCCACCACCGATTTGATTTCTGGAGCCCCCGAGTGAGCAAGCGCACCTTCCAGCCGAACAACCGTCGTCGTGCCAAGACCCACGGCTTCCGCCTGCGGATGCGTACCCGTGCCGGTCGCGCGATTCTCGCGAACCGTCGTGCCAAGGGCCGCGCGAGCCTGTCCGCCTGATCCCGGTCAGGTCATGCCGTCGTGCTGCCCACCGAGAACCGGCTGAGGCGGCGCGAGGACTTCGCGACCGCGGTACGGCGAGGCCGTCGGGCCGGACGCCCGACTCTCGTCGTCCATCTTCGTAGCGGTGCAACGGACCCGCACGCGCCTGGGGAGAGCGCTTCCCCGACGCGTGCGGGTTTCGTCGTGAGCAAGGCCGTCGGCAAGGCCGTCGTGCGGAACACGGTGAAACGCAGGCTGCGTCATCTGATGCGGGAGCGGATCGCCTTGTTGCCCCCCGGTAGCCTGGTAGTCGTACGAGCGTTGCCCGGATCGGGTGACGTCGGCCACGCACAACTGGCCCAGGACCTCGATGCCGCCCTGCGACGGCTGTTGGGAGGGGGCACGCGATGAAGTACCCGCTGCTGGCCCTGATCAAGATCTACCAGTGGACGATCAGTCCGCTGCTCGGGCCGGTGTGCAAGTACTACCCGTCGTGCTCCCACTACGGCTTCACGGCCATCGACCGGCACGGCGCGGTCAAGGGAACAGCGCTCACCGCCTGGCGCATCCTGCGATGCAACCCGTGGTCCCTGGGCGGTGTGGACCACGTGCCTCCGCGTAAACGACCGCGGTGGCACGAGATGCTGCGCGACGCCTGGCGTGCGCGCAGGGGCGGGACCTCCGCCGCCGAACCGGCCACCGGAGGCGCCAGCCCTTCGGGCCCGGCCGCAGAGCCCCCGTCCCATGCCCAAGGAGCATGATTAGTGGACACGATTGCCAGCCTGTTCAGCTTCATCACGACACCTGTGTCCTGGGTCATCGTCCAGTTCCACAAGGTGTACGGGGCCATCTTCGGCCCCGACACCGGGTGGGCCTGGGGCCTGTCGATCGTGTCTCTGGTGATCCTCATCCGGATCTGCCTGATCCCGCTCTTCGTGAAGCAGATCAAGGCGACCCGCGCCATGCAGACGCTCCAGCCCGAGATGAAGAAGATCCAGGAGCGCTACAAGAACGACCGGCAGCGCCAGTCCGAGGAAATGATGAAGCTGTACAAGGACACGGGTACCAACCCGCTGTCCTCGTGCCTTCCGATCCTCGCCCAGTCGCCGTTCTTCTTCGCCCTGTACCACGTCCTCAGCGGCATCGCCTCGGGCAAGACGATCGGCGTCATCAACGACGACCTCCTCGCGAGCGCGCGCCAGGCGCACATCTTCGGCGCCCCGCTGGCCGTGAAGTTCACGGACAGCGCGAGCAAGGTCGAGGCGCTGGGCGCTTCCCTGACCGACGTCCGCGTCGTCACCGCGATCATGATCGTCCTGATGTCGGCGTCGCAGTTCTTCACGCAGCGCCAGCTGATGACGAAGAACGTCGACACCACCGTCAAGACGCCGTACATGCAGCAGCAGAAGATGCTCATGTACATCTTCCCGGTCATGTTCGCCGTCTTCGGCATCAACTTCCCCGTCGGTGTCCTCGTCTACTGGCTGACCACCAACGTGTGGACCATGGGCCAGCAGATGTACGTCATCCGCAACAACCCGACGCCGGGCTCGAAGGCGCAGGCCGCGTACCTGGAGCGGCTGGCCAAGCACGTCTCGCACCACGGCAAGATCCGCCGCCGGGGCGAGAAGGCCGTCGTCAAGGCGATCGTCGCCAAGGGCCGTGACCGCAACGAGGCCGAGCGCAAGTTCATCAACGGCCTGACCAAGCTCGGGCTCGCCGCCCAGGCCGACGGCACCGTCGCCAAGAGCGAGGCCCAGGTCGTGGAGAACGAGGACGGCACGACGTCGCCCGCCGGCGCCCCCCGGCGCCAGCAGCCCAAGCGCCAGTCGAAGTCCCAGCGGCAGTCCGGCGCCGTCAAGACGGCCGGCGAGTCGTCCTCGTCCGCCCCGACGACGTCGCTCAGCAAGTCCGACGAGCCGTCCGACGAGCCCCGGGACACCCCGCCCGCCGCCAAGCAGGCGAGTCCCAAGCCCGGTTCCGGCGGTGGCCGCAGCAAGGCCCAGTCCGGGCGCAAGGGTGGCCCGCAGCGCCCCAAGTCCCCGTCCAAGAAGTAAGAAGGAGCCCATCCCGTGACGGAAGGCACCACCTCCGCCGCCGCCGAGGGTGCAGACACCCTGACCCGCCTGGAGCAGGAGGGCGAGATCGCGGCGGACTACCTCGAGGGTCTGCTGGACATCGCCGATCTCGACGGCGACATCGACATGGACGTCGAAGCCGACCGTGCCTCTGTGTCGATCATCAGCGACTCCAGTGGCCGCGATCTGCAGAAGCTGGTCGGCCGGGACGGCGAGGTGCTGGAGGCCCTTCAGGAGCTGACGCGGCTCGCCGTGCACCGCGAGACCGGTGACCGCAGCCGGCTGATGCTGGACATCGCGGGCTACCGTGCCAAGAAGCGCGCCGAGCTGTCCGAGCTGGGTGCCAAGGCCGCCGCCGAGGCGAAGAGCTCCGGCGAGCCGGTCAAGCTCAAGCCGATGACGCCGTTCGAGCGCAAGGTCGTCCACGACGCGGTCAAGGCGGCGGGCCTGAGCAGCGAGTCCGAGGGCGAGGAGCCCCAGCGCTTCGTCGTCGTGCTCCCCAACTGATTTTCCGCAGTACGTCTTCCCGGCCCCGTCTGTCCTGTCGTGCAGACGGGGCCGGTCTTTGTCAGCCTGGTTTTCGGCCGGCGCTCGGTGCGCCGGTGCGGTACGGAAGGACGGTCCCCGTGACGGAGGCAGCGGAACTCCCCCCTGCGCCCGAGGAGGCTCGTGAGGTATTCGGCGATCGCTTCGCGGACGCGGTCCGGTACGCCGAGCTGCTGGCCGAGGCGGGTGTGCGGCGCGGTCTCATCGGCCCCCGCGAAGTGCCCCGCCTCTGGGAGCGGCACATCCTCAACTGCGCGGTGCTCTCCGAGGCCGTGCCCGACGACGTGACGGTGTGCGACGTCGGCTCGGGCGCCGGGCTGCCCGGCATCCCGCTCGCACTGGTCCGCGACGACCTCAAGATCACCCTGTTGGAGCCGCTGCTGCGCCGCACCAACTTCCTCAACGAGGTCGTCGAACTGCTCGGCCTCGACCATGTGACCGTCGTCCGCGGCCGGGCCGAGGAGGTCATGGGCAAGCTCCAGCCCGTCCACGTGGTGACGGCCCGCGCGGTGGCCCCCCTCGATCGCCTCGCCACCTGGGGCATCCCGCTGCTGCGCCCCTACGGCGAGATGCTGGCCCTCAAGGGTGACGCCGCCGAGGAGGAGCTGAAGAGCGCGGCGACCGCGCTGACCAAGCTCGGCGCGGTCGGCACGTCGATCCTCCACGTCGGTGAGGGCATCGTCGATCCGCTCTCCACGGTCGTCCGGGTCGAGGTCGGCGAGAGCCCCGGTGGTGTGCGGTTCGCGGCGAAGCGGGCGAAGGCGGCCCGGACGGGGCGGGCGCGGCGCCGAAGGTAAGGCGTTTGAGTGCATATCTGACGGAGTGTCGCGGCCGTTCGGCGGTCGGCGCTGGGCATCGTGTTTCACGTGAAACGTCGCTCCCTGCTGCACGGCATCATCAGCCGTGGCCGCGCCGCGGCCGAACCCCGCGACCGTAAGCCTCTCGGTTCACTCGATGAGGGAACGGAGTTGTCCACAGAGGTGGATTTCTCCACAGAAGACCAGACCTCACTGGTTCATGACCCCGAGGACATGGGAGGCTCTGTTCATCGAGAGCCTGATGTCGAGGAGAGTGAATCCTTGCGGTCCGACGCCAACATCGCGGGACCGATGACCGATCCGGTCCCCGGTCCCCGTACCGAACCGTTGGGGGACGATGTTTCACGTGAAACACCGCCCCCGATGGACGACACCCCGATCGGTCGTGCTGCCCAACTGGCGGTAGAGGCGCTGGGCCGGGCCGGTGAGGGCCTGCCCCGACCCGAGCAGACCCGCATCATCGTGGTCGCCAACCAGAAGGGCGGCGTGGGCAAGACGACGACGACCGTCAACCTGGCCGCGTCCCTCGCTCTGCACGGCGGCCGTGTCCTGGTGGTCGACCTCGACCCGCAGGGCAACGCCTCCACGGCCCTGGGTATCGACCACCACGCCGAAGTCCCGTCCATCTACGACGTGTTGGTTGACAGCCGGCCCCTGTCCGAGGTCGTACAGCCGGTGGTGGACGTCGAGGGCCTTTTCTGCGCCCCCGCCACGATCGACCTCGCCGGTGCCGAGATCGAGCTGGTCTCCCTGGTGGCCCGGGAAAGCCGGCTCCAGCGGGCGATCCAGGCGTACGAGCAGCCCTTGGACTACGTCCTCATCGACTGCCCGCCCTCGCTCGGCCTCCTGACGGTCAACGCGCTGGTGGCCGGCGCCGAGGTCCTGATCCCGATCCAGTGCGAGTACTACGCGCTGGAGGGCCTGGGCCAGCTCCTGCGCAACGTCGACCTGGTGAGGGGCCACCTCAACCCCACCCTGCACGTGTCGACCATCCTGCTCACCATGTACGACGGCCGCACCCGCCTCGCGTCGCAGGTCGCGGAAGAGGTGCGCACCCACTTCGGTGACGAGGTACTGAGGACGAGCATCCCCCGCTCGGTCCGTATCTCCGAGGCACCGAGCTACGGGCAGACGGTGCTGACCTACGATCCGGGATCGAGCGGCGCCCTCTCCTACCTTGAGGCAGCACGAGAACTCGCGCTGAAGGGCGTCGGTCTCAGTTACGAGGCCACCCACGCCCATATCGGCGCTCAGAACAACCCGAACCTTGTGGAGGGGGTCCAGTGAGTGACCGACGGAAGATCGGCCTGGGTCGCGGACTGGGCGCACTGATCCCAGCCGCGCCGACCGAGAAGACACCGGCTCAGGCCGCGCTGGGCGGCGGCTCCACGTCTCCCACGTCGGTCCCGCTGCTGGCCGGTGACCGAGGAGTGGCCGCGGCGAAGGTCGCCACGCTCCCGGCGCCTGTTTCACGTGAAACAGAGGAACCGAGCGGGCCGGAGCTGCCGGCCCCGCCGATCGGCGCCCACTTCGCCGAGATCCCCCTCGACGACATCATCCCCAACCCGCAGCAGCCCCGGACGGTCTTCGACGAGGACGCGCTGCACGAGCTGATCACCTCCATCAAGGAGGTCGGTCTTCTCCAGCCGGTCGTCGTACGGCAGACGGGGCCCTCGCGCTACGAGCTCATCATGGGCGAGCGGCGCTGGCGGGCCTGCCGCGAGGCGGGACTTGAGGCGATCCCGGCGATCGTCCGCGCCACGGACGACGAGAAGCTTCTGCTGGACGCCCTCCTGGAGAACCTGCACCGAGCCCAGCTCAACCCGCTGGAAGAGGCCGCCGCCTACGACCAGTTGCTGAAGGACTTCAACTGCACGCACGACCAGCTGGCGGACCGCATCGGCCGGTCCCGCCCGCAGGTCTCCAACACCCTGCGGCTGCTGAAGCTCTCGCCCGCCGTCCAGCGCCGGGTCGCCGCCGGGGTGCTCTCCGCCGGGCACGCCCGCGCTCTGCTCTCGGTCGACGACTCGGAGGAGCAGGAGAAGCTGGCCCACCGGATCGTCGCCGAAGGGCTCTCGGTGCGGGCGGTCGAGGAGATCGTGACCCTCATGGGGTCCCGTCCGCAGACCCCGCAGCGGGCCAAGGGCCCCCGTGCCGGTGCCCGGGTCTCCCCGGCGCTGTCGGACCTCGCGACCCGGCTCTCGGACCGCTTCGACACCCGGGTGAAGGTCGACCTCGGGCAGAAGAAGGGGAAGATCACCGTCGAGTTCGCCTCCATGGAGGACCTGGAGCGGATTCTCGACAGCCTCGCCCCCGGTGAGGGCTCCGCCCTGCAGAAGGGGCTCGTGGAGGGCGGTAGCGAGGAGGCGTAAGTCTCCGTCGGGTGCCTTGAGCGGGTCGTGTCCGGTGAGTACCGGACACGACCCGCTCTTTGCCTTTCGGCCGTATCGGGGCCATCGCTTCATGGATACGATGCGAGCGGGTTGGCGCATCCACCTGGCAGCACCTCGGAGGGGGAGGCGGGGGCCATGCGAACGATGAGCCGGACCGGACTGGTGAGCGCGGGCCTCGGGCTGGGCGCGGTCGGCGGATTCGTCGGCAGTCTGCTCAGGGAGCGAAGCGCTCTGGCAGCCGCCCGCAACGCCGCGGGCGAAGGAAGCGAGGAACAGCCTTCATGGGGCGTCGGCTCGTACCGCTCACGCTGGACAACCTTCAGGACCTTCCCCAGCGCTGCCGCTCGTGTGTCTTCTGGGAACTCGACCCCGTCAGCGGCGAAGCCGCGGTGAAGGCGGGCACCGCGGCCCTGGAGAAGGAGGCGTGGATCTCCGCCGTCCTGCTCGACTGGGGCTCCTGCGGCCGGGTCGTCTCTGTGGACGAGGCGCCCGTCGGCTTCGTGCTCTACGCGCCGCCCGCCTATGTTCCCCGCTCGACGGCGTTCCCCACGAGCCCGGTCGCGGCGGACGCCGTGCAGCTGATGACCGGGTTCATCCTGCCGGGGTACCAGGGGCAGGGGCTCGGGCGGGTGATGGTCCAGACGGTGGCCAAGGATCTGCTGCGCCGGGGGTTCCGGGCGATCGAGGCGTTCGGGGACGCGCGCTGGAGCGAGCCGTCCTGTCTGCTCCCCGCCGAGCATCTGCTGGCCGTCGGCTTCAAGACCGTCCGCCCACATCCCGTCCACCCTCGCCTGAGGCTGGAACTGCGGACGACCCTGTCCTGGAAGGAGGACGTGGAGCTGGCGCTGGACCGGCTGCTGGGGGCGGTGCAGAAGGAGCCGGCGCTGAGGCCGCTGTGACACCTTCGGGGCGATGGAGAAAGGGCCGACCCAATGGGCCGGCCCTTTGACGTTCACGCGTCGATGTTTCACGTGAAACATCGGGAGCGTCGCCCTACTCGGCGATGAACTCCTCCAGGTCGCGCAGGAGCGCGGCCTTCGGCTTGGCGCCGACGATGGTCTTGGCGACCTCGCCGCCCTGGTAGACGTTCAGGGTCGGGATGGACATGACGCCGTACTTGAGCGCCGTCTCCTGGTTCTCGTCGATGTTCAGCTTGACGATCTCGATCTTTCCGCCGTGCTCGGCGGCGATCGCCTCCAGCGAGGGCGCGATCTGGCGGCACGGGCCGCACCACTCGGCCCAGAAGTCCACCAGAACGGGCTTGTCGCTCTTGAGGACGACCTCTTCGAAGTCGGCGTCGGTCACGTGCTTCAGGGTGCCGGCCACAGGGGCGCTCCTTAATCCTTCGTGCGGGGGGAGAGGGGGTTCAGACGGTGGTCTTCTCGGCGGCCTGCTCCTCGTCCGCGAGGGCCGCGAGGAAACGCTCGGCGTCGAGCGCGGAGGAGCAGCCGGTACCGGCGGCGGTGATCGCCTGGCGGTAGGTGTGGTCGACGACGTCGCCCGCGGCGAAGACGCCGGTCACGTTGGTCCGGGTGGAGGGCGCCTCGACCTTCAGGTAGCCCTCGGCGTCCAGGTCGAGCTGGCCCTTGAACAGCTCGGTGCGCGGGTCGTGGCCGATCGCGATGAACAGGCCGGTCACCGCGAGGTCGGACAGCTCACCGGTCTTGAGGTTGCGCAGCTTCAGCCCGGCCAGCTTCTGGTCACCCTGGATCTCGGCGACCTCGCTGTCCCAGACGAACTTGATCTTCGGGTCGGCGAAGGCGCGCTCCTGCATCGCCTTCGAGGCGCGCAGCGAGTCCCGGCGGTGGACGATCGTCACCGACTTGGCGAAGCGCGAGAGGAAGGTGGCCTCCTCCATCGCGGTGTCACCGCCGCCGATCACGGCGATGTCCTGGTCCTTGAAGAAGAACCCGTCACAGGTGGCGCACCAGGAGACACCGCGCCCGGAGAGCACGTCCTCGTTCGGCAGCCCGAGCTTGCGGTGCTGGGAGCCCGTGGCGACGATGACGGCCTTGGCCTTGTGGACCGTGCCGGCGGTGTCCGTGACGGTCTTGATCTCACCGGTGAGGTCGACGGAGACGATGTCGTCCGGGATCAGCTCGGCGCCGAAGCGCTCGGCCTGGGCGCGCATGTTGTCCATGAGCTCGGGGCCCATGATGCCGTCCTGGAAGCCGGGGAAGTTCTCCACCTCGGTGGTGTTCATCAGGGCGCCGCCCGCGGTGACGGCGCCTTCGAACACCAGCGGCTTCAGCGACGCGCGCGCGGTGTAGAGGGCAGCCGTGTAGCCGGCGGGCCCGGAGCCGATGATGATCACGTTACGGACGTCGCTCACGGCTTGGTTCCTCGTCTCTGGTCTGCGTCGTTCGACCGGTGGGAGCATCACTGCGCTCTCACCCCACCCAACGGATACTAAGGGGCGTGCATTCCCGGTGTGTCCGGGCACACGGAGAGGCACATGCGGGGGCATGCGCGGGGGCACACGCAGGGCACGGCCGGGAGACGGACGAGGGGGAGTTCAGGGGCGGGCGTAGGTGCCCTTGAGCAGCACGTCGGCCGGGGCGGAGGGGTGCTTCTCGCATGCGGAGTCGACGACGTAGACATCGACCCGCCCGGTGTCCCCGGTGTGCGGGAACACGACGAGGAGGACGTCCCTGCCCTCGTAGACGCCGTCCTTCACGGCGAGCGCGTCCTCCGTCCGGGCGGTGCCCTTCTGGACGCAGGGCGGCACGTTCACCGCTTGCAGCACCTGCGGGCTCTCGCCGGTGCCCTGGATCCCGACCTCGCCCTTCGGGGAGACCGAGGGGAGGGACCTGCGCGTGGGGAAGAGCTTCGAGACGTCCTCCGCGAGCGAGCCCTTGGAGAAGGTGTCCGACGCGGTGTTCGTGCTGCCGCCGTCCCCGTCGTCCATGAGCGAGGACAGCAGGACCGAGCCGAGGCCCAGGGCGGCGGCGGTGAAGACACCGAGAACGGCGGCTGTGCGGCGGCGGGAGCGGGGGCGGTCCTTGTTCTTGCGGCCGGGGCCGGTACTGGCCGTCCGGGCGCGACCGGACGGGCGATCCGCTGTCGATGTTTCACGTGAAACAACGGGGTCGGGTGAAGCAAGGGAGGCCGACGTTTCACGTGAAACATCGGTACTCGCCGCTTCCGCCGCCAGTGCCGCGTCAATACGCAGCGCCACCTCGTCCGGCATGGCAACCGGCTCGGCGGCGGCGAAGGTACCGAGGAGATCCCGGACCTCCTCCAGGGACGCGTGCGTGTCCGCGCACAGCGCGCAGCCGTCCAGATGCCGCTGGAGTTCGGCGCTGCGGGACGGTGGGAGGAGACCTTCGGTGAGGTCGGAGAGCTCAGCGACGTCCGGGTGCCCGGCCGTGTCCGTCGTCGATGTCACGCTCGCCCACCTCCGCCCTTCGCGGTAGCTGAATCGCCGGTCCCGGCTCCGTC encodes:
- a CDS encoding anti-sigma factor family protein; this encodes MTSTTDTAGHPDVAELSDLTEGLLPPSRSAELQRHLDGCALCADTHASLEEVRDLLGTFAAAEPVAMPDEVALRIDAALAAEAASTDVSRETSASLASPDPVVSRETSTADRPSGRARTASTGPGRKNKDRPRSRRRTAAVLGVFTAAALGLGSVLLSSLMDDGDGGSTNTASDTFSKGSLAEDVSKLFPTRRSLPSVSPKGEVGIQGTGESPQVLQAVNVPPCVQKGTARTEDALAVKDGVYEGRDVLLVVFPHTGDTGRVDVYVVDSACEKHPSAPADVLLKGTYARP
- the trxB gene encoding thioredoxin-disulfide reductase, with the protein product MSDVRNVIIIGSGPAGYTAALYTARASLKPLVFEGAVTAGGALMNTTEVENFPGFQDGIMGPELMDNMRAQAERFGAELIPDDIVSVDLTGEIKTVTDTAGTVHKAKAVIVATGSQHRKLGLPNEDVLSGRGVSWCATCDGFFFKDQDIAVIGGGDTAMEEATFLSRFAKSVTIVHRRDSLRASKAMQERAFADPKIKFVWDSEVAEIQGDQKLAGLKLRNLKTGELSDLAVTGLFIAIGHDPRTELFKGQLDLDAEGYLKVEAPSTRTNVTGVFAAGDVVDHTYRQAITAAGTGCSSALDAERFLAALADEEQAAEKTTV